From a single Nematostella vectensis chromosome 3, jaNemVect1.1, whole genome shotgun sequence genomic region:
- the LOC5511103 gene encoding solute carrier family 25 member 35, giving the protein MTSQLKEFVLGATAASGACFFTNPLEVVKTRMQLQGELKSRGTYSVYYRNVFHASYTIAKYEGILAMQKGLFPALIYQVIMNGTRLGSYQIITNFGLTKDADGKPVFYKCLIAGAMSGGLGATLGSPFYLLKTQLQAQSAQQIAVGYQHQHKGSLKPLWDVYTRFGVKGLYQGLSAGITRVMFGSAAQLSTFSTTRNFIANSEVFNTGSWLIPTCASMISSIAVVVCMTPWDVVATRLYNQGTSSSGEKLLYRGFFDCFLKIFRKEGVLGFYKGVGPHYFRIGPHTVLSLLFWDQLKSLYNKYLSKDGCSL; this is encoded by the exons ATGACCTCTCAACTCAAAGAATTTGTTTTAGGCGCCACAGCCGCATCTGGTGCATGCTTTTTCACGAATCCTTTAGAGGTGGTAAAAACTCGTATGCAGCTTCAAGGCGAGTTGAAATCGCGCGGAACGTACTCCGTGTATTACCGAAATGTCTTCCATGCTTCATACACAATCGCCAAATACGAAGGCATACTGGCCATGCAGAAAGGACTATTCCCGGCGCTCATTTATCAAGTCATAATGAACGGAACTAGACTCGGATCGTATCAAATTATCACTAATTTTGGTTTGACCAAAGATGCTGATGGGAAACCTGTGTTTTACAAATGCCTCATTGCTGGTGCAATGTCAGGTGGACTGGGTGCTACTTTGGGGAGTCCATTCTACCTT ttAAAGACCCAGCTTCAAGCACAGTCCGCTCAGCAAATAGCAGTAGGATACCAACACCAACACAAAGGATCTCTAAAGCCATTATGGGATGTATACACCAGGTTTGGGGTGAAAGGTCTTTATCAGGGACTCAGTGCTGGAATCACAAGAGTCATGTTTGGCTCTGCTGCACAGTTGTCAACTTTTTCAACAACAAGGAACTTCATTGCTAATTCTGAAGTATTTAATACTGGTAGCTGGCTAATCCCTACATGTGCTAGCATGATAAGTAGCATTGCTGTTGTAGTATGCATGACACCCTGGGATGTTGTGGCAACCAGACTTTATAATCAAGGTACAAGCAGTTCAGGAGAAAAACTACTATATAGAGGCTTCTTTGATTGCTTTCTTAAAATATTTAGAAAGGAGGGAGTTTTAGGATTTTACAAAGGAGTAGGTCCACACTATTTTAGAATAGGTCCACATACCGTGCTTAGCTTACTTTTTTGGGATCAGCTAAAATCTCTTTATAATAAATATCTAAGTAAAGATGGTTGCAGTTTATAA
- the LOC5511105 gene encoding uncharacterized protein LOC5511105, which produces MLSVSPSARGLYDRIMSSINTLCLLRMLAWLAQKKFVIGMLLLTFGIYIYHFQPQMFDYFDTSPNNADSLFLTQKSYKCDKKWNQWYKDFHAKSLASNDKNRKFLVYHCLGHKGGCGGYGNRMAGLVSTFYLAILLNRTFLIHWGGPELLDSLLEPNMIDWRYDKRKINGVPERTSYWGIERIEGYDRYQLFRLESGFHHWVQHVNFIQYFDLNVEHVETLWYYAYQLWDNPTLRKQAMDYGIPLRRNDYPYGLAGCAMNFLFKKSKALRRDFAKVKSSIKINRPMIGIHIRTSDHHFGSDNPNSYRTRDPLRVFECAKRVESALKRKNAQLKNVQFTWFLAADDKKLKDQALRLFPNKVVTLRLTPMHLDLIEKNYQQALHDLLLDKLMLLECDFLIGTTSSTFTNIALGTRQFPSKSFVYGERCELDEKAVALSPPPTD; this is translated from the exons ATGCTGTCCGTTAGCCCTTCTGCTCGAGGATTGTATGACAGAATTATGTCTTCCATCAACACCTTATG TCTACTCAGAATGTTGGCTTGGTTGGCTCAAAAGAAGTTTGTCATTGGCATGCTACTGCTGACCTTTGGGATTTACATTTATCACTTCCAGCCACAaatgtttgattattttg ACACCAGCCCAAACAACGCGGACAGCTTATTCCTTACTCAGAAGAGCTACAAATGCGACAAGAAATGGAACCAATGGTACAAGGACTTTCACGCAAAATCCCTCGCGTCAAACGACAAGAATCGCAAGTTCCTAGTATATCATTGTCTAGGGCACAAAGGGGGATGCGGTGGCTATGGCAACAGAATGGCAGGCTTGGTGTCCACCTTTTACCTGGCAATACTGCTCAACAGAACATTCCTCATTCATTGGGGCGGCCCAGAACTCCTGGACTCGTTACTGGAACCGAACATGATAGACTGGCGTTACGATAAGAGGAAGATTAATGGTGTTCCTGAGAGGACGTCCTACTGGGGCATTGAGCGCATCGAGGGTTATGATAGGTATCAGCTCTTTAGGCTAGAGTCGGGTTTTCATCACTGGGTTCAGCATGTTAACTTTATACAGTACTTTGATCTCAATGTGGAGCACGTCGAGACGCTATGGTACTACGCCTATCAGCTATGGGATAACCCCACCTTGAGAAAGCAGGCAATGGATTATGGGATACCTCTTCGGAGAAATGATTACCCATACGGGCTTGCGGGCTGCGCTATGAACTTTTTATTTAAGAAATCTAAAGCGCTTAGAAGGGATTTTGCTAAGGTGAAGAGTTCGATAAAAATTAATAGGCCAATGATTGGGATTCACATACGAACAAGTGATCACCATTTTGGAAGTGATAATCCGAACAGTTACCGCACACGTGATCCACTAAGAGTCTTCGAGTGCGCTAAACGCGTTGAAAGCGCTCTAAAACGTAAAAATGCGCAGTTGAAAAACGTTCAATTTACGTGGTTTCTAGCTGCTGATGACAAAAAGCTCAAGGATCAGGCGTTAAGACTTTTTCCCAATAAAGTGGTCACACTCCGCTTGACTCCTATGCATTTGGATCTTATTGAGAAGAATTACCAACAGGCTTTACACGATCTGCTGCTAGACAAGCTTATGTTGCTAGAATGCGACTTTTTGATAGGGACAACCTCTAGTACGTTCACTAATATAGCGTTAGGCACAAGGCAGTTTCCTAGCAAAAGTTTTGTGTACGGAGAGAGATGTGAACTTGATGAAAAAGCAGTCGCCCTCTCTCCCCCTCCCACTGACTAG
- the LOC5511092 gene encoding 50S ribosomal protein L9: protein MGSHFVFEQYESRRSEEPSHFPAETKMIRLTRQVIPMQNFVRIFARSMGKVDQFKWKPHKKKPNKKPKFSVILKEPMDGLGNSGQLVEVERGYARNFLIPQAKAVYATPENKERFLVSSEDAAKTDPEAQVSSRFMRFLNRLHLKIERKEGNIAVTEHNISQEYQRQHQLVVPTHCIELSGPLTKFGDYTINVSVRDGVSVPMRVTVEEWKPRIANRWKDVLAATEQSSLQS from the coding sequence atgggtagccattttgttttcgagcAATACGAAAGTCGAAGGAGTGAAGAGCCATCACACTTTCCCGCTGAAACTAAAATGATCCGGTTAACCCGACAGGTTATACCTATGCAAAACTTTGTAAGAATCTTTGCCAGATCTATGGGCAAAGTGGACCAATTTAAGTGGAAACCCCACAAgaaaaagccaaacaagaaaccAAAGTTCTCTGTGATCTTAAAGGAGCCGATGGACGGACTAGGAAATAGTGGTCAGCTAGTCGAAGTAGAGAGAGGCTACGCTAGAAATTTTCTGATCCCACAAGCTAAAGCGGTATATGCTACGCCAGAGAATAAGGAGCGATTTCTTGTGTCGTCAGAGGATGCCGCAAAAACTGATCCAGAAGCACAAGTTTCTAGTCGCTTTATGCGCTTTCTAAATCGtctacatttgaaaattgaacGCAAAGAAGGAAACATTGCAGTCACTGAGCATAATATATCACAGGAGTACCAGAGACAGCATCAACTTGTTGTCCCTACGCATTGCATAGAATTGTCCGGGCCTCTTACAAAGTTTGGCGATTACACTATCAATGTGTCTGTGAGAGACGGTGTCAGTGTGCCCATGCGGGTGACTGTGGAAGAGTGGAAGCCCAGAATCGCTAATCGATGGAAGGATGTGTTGGCTGCTACCGAGCAGTCTAGTTTACAAAGCTAA